The following coding sequences are from one Octopus sinensis unplaced genomic scaffold, ASM634580v1 Contig18747, whole genome shotgun sequence window:
- the LOC115231655 gene encoding uncharacterized protein LOC115231655 — protein sequence MPVNARTEMVIYADDIILWDHSMKPECACRRLQVAVDGLANWCGSRGLRMCADKCSVLKVCKRTRGYTNFVPRLLLSGSAIAAVDRMTYLGVLFKPSGKFDDHIARTKMRAMQRLGALRAFRLSRGAWFRVFNAMVLPVLTYGVHAWYLYEDRDKHVDVLKKVRRRAIRLAYGLGFRTELSDAQESSLKGLSEVLEKIISGWQVIFESF from the exons ATGCCAGTCAATGCTCGTACTGAAATGGTAATCTATGCAGACGACATTATCCTCTGGGATCACTCAATGAAACCGGAGTGTGCGTGTCGTAGGCTTCAGGTTGCTGTGGATGGACTTGCaaactggtgtgggagtaggggtCTGAGAATGTGCGCGGACAAGTGCAGTGTCCTTaaagtctgtaaaaggacgagGGGTTACACTAATTTTGTTCCTAGGTTATTGCTGAGCGGGTCAGCAATCGCTGCAGTTGATCGGATGACTTATTTGGGCGTGCTCTTTAAGCCGTCCGGTAAGtttgatgatcacattgcacgtacgaaaatgcgtgcaatgcagcgattaggTGCGTTGCGTGCTTTCCGCTTGAGCAGAGGTGCCTGGTTCCGCGTGTTtaacgccatggtgttacccgtCTTGACCTATGGCGTCCACGCTTGGTACCTCTATGAGGACAGGGATAAGCATGTTGACGTGCTTAAAAAAGTAAGAAGACGAGCCATAAGGCTAGCCTATGGCTTAGGATTCCGGACTGAGCTCTCCGACGCCCAGGAATCATCTCTCAAAGGCCTCTCTGAGGTCCTAGAGAAGATTATTTCTGGATGGCAG GTCATATTTGAATCATTTTAA